One stretch of Siphonobacter curvatus DNA includes these proteins:
- the polA gene encoding DNA polymerase I translates to MKKLFLLDAMALIYRAHFAFAKTPRITSTGLNTSAVFGFTNTLLEVLRKENPSHLGVAFDTAKPTFRHTRFEAYKAQRQQQPEDITIAIPYVKRLCEALCIPVLIMEGYEADDIIGTLAKKASATGGYEVYMMTPDKDYGQLVEEHVKLYKPAFMGKDVEIMGPKEVCERWGISNVDQVVDLLGLMGDAVDNIPGIPGIGEKTAVKLIAEYGSVENLIANVDQLKGKMAENVRAFAEQGLLSKELALIEQNVPIEFDEKALELCEPNRETLSALLDELEFRTLRKRLLGEEPAPAETPKTAKSKAPTAQMDLFGAAPVAAIATSEVAGQWETTTVRRTVHDTVHDYQLIDTPELRKSLAHYLNLQDAICFDTETTALSAIEADLIGMSFSYRVGEAFYVPVPDNREAALVILEDFRSVFENEAVEKIAQNIKYDLTVLANYGVEVKGKLYDTMLAHYLIEPEKRHNMDILAETYLNYTPVAIEELIGKKGKNQGNMRDVDMEKIKEYAAEDADITLQLKEVLNPVLQQNPKLVSLFETVEMPLARVLAEVEAEGVRLDVGFLKELSQQLDVDLRDTQQRAWELAGQEFNIASPKQLGEILFEKLHLDPKAKKTKTGQYMTGEDVLLGLESKHEIVRKILDFRELQKLKSTYVDALPALLSPRTGRLHTSFNQAVTATGRLSSTNPNLQNIPIRTPRGREIRKAFIARDEDHVILSADYSQIELRIMAAFSGDASMTEAFNQGLDVHRATASKVFHVPLEEVTADMRRKAKTVNFGIIYGVSAFGLSQQVEVSRTEAKELIDNYFREFPAVKEYMDESMAKVRETGYAETILGRRRYLPNINSGNQTDRGYAERNAINAPIQGTAADIMKIAMVKVQDFIRREKLKSRMILTVHDELVFDVHKSELDYLREHVNELMVHALPLSVKMETGMGVGQNWLEAH, encoded by the coding sequence ATGAAAAAACTATTTCTCCTGGACGCGATGGCCCTCATTTACCGGGCTCACTTCGCTTTTGCCAAAACGCCCCGTATTACGTCTACCGGACTGAATACCAGTGCTGTTTTTGGCTTTACAAATACGCTTCTCGAAGTATTACGCAAAGAAAATCCCTCGCATTTAGGGGTGGCTTTTGATACGGCGAAACCCACGTTCCGCCATACCCGTTTTGAGGCATACAAGGCTCAGCGGCAACAACAGCCCGAAGATATTACGATTGCTATTCCGTACGTCAAGCGGTTGTGCGAAGCTCTGTGCATTCCAGTACTGATTATGGAAGGCTACGAAGCCGACGACATCATTGGTACGCTGGCCAAAAAGGCTTCCGCAACGGGTGGATACGAGGTGTACATGATGACCCCCGACAAGGATTACGGACAACTGGTAGAGGAACACGTGAAGCTCTATAAGCCCGCTTTTATGGGGAAAGACGTGGAGATCATGGGTCCCAAAGAGGTTTGCGAACGCTGGGGCATTAGTAATGTCGATCAGGTCGTGGATTTGCTAGGACTGATGGGCGATGCCGTCGATAATATTCCGGGTATTCCCGGTATTGGCGAAAAAACGGCGGTGAAACTGATCGCTGAATACGGTTCAGTCGAAAACCTGATTGCCAACGTGGACCAGTTGAAGGGCAAAATGGCTGAAAACGTTCGGGCATTTGCCGAGCAGGGTCTGTTGTCCAAAGAACTGGCCCTGATTGAGCAGAATGTGCCGATTGAATTCGATGAAAAAGCTCTGGAACTCTGCGAGCCCAACCGCGAAACGCTGTCAGCCTTACTCGATGAACTGGAATTCCGTACGCTTCGCAAACGCTTGCTGGGCGAAGAACCAGCACCCGCCGAGACCCCAAAAACGGCCAAATCCAAAGCCCCAACGGCTCAGATGGATTTGTTCGGAGCCGCTCCAGTAGCCGCCATAGCGACGTCGGAAGTAGCGGGGCAGTGGGAAACCACTACGGTTCGCCGGACGGTGCATGATACGGTTCACGATTATCAGTTAATCGATACCCCGGAATTACGGAAATCACTGGCCCATTACCTCAATCTGCAGGATGCCATTTGTTTCGATACCGAAACAACCGCTTTGTCGGCCATTGAAGCGGATTTGATCGGAATGTCTTTTTCGTACCGCGTGGGCGAAGCTTTCTACGTGCCCGTTCCGGACAACCGGGAGGCGGCTCTCGTCATTCTGGAAGATTTTCGTTCCGTATTCGAAAATGAAGCCGTCGAAAAAATCGCTCAGAACATCAAATACGATCTGACGGTTCTGGCCAACTACGGCGTGGAAGTCAAAGGAAAACTCTACGATACCATGTTGGCCCATTACCTGATTGAGCCCGAAAAACGGCATAACATGGATATTCTGGCTGAGACGTATCTGAATTACACGCCCGTAGCCATTGAAGAACTGATCGGTAAGAAAGGCAAGAATCAGGGAAATATGCGGGATGTGGATATGGAGAAAATCAAGGAGTACGCCGCTGAGGATGCCGATATTACCCTGCAGCTCAAGGAGGTACTCAACCCCGTTCTCCAGCAAAATCCGAAGCTAGTTTCGCTCTTTGAAACGGTTGAAATGCCGCTGGCCCGCGTACTGGCTGAAGTGGAAGCCGAAGGCGTACGACTCGACGTCGGTTTTCTGAAAGAGCTTTCCCAGCAACTTGACGTGGATTTGCGGGATACGCAGCAGCGGGCTTGGGAACTGGCCGGACAGGAATTCAATATCGCTTCACCGAAGCAGCTGGGTGAAATTCTGTTCGAAAAACTGCACCTCGATCCCAAAGCAAAGAAGACCAAAACCGGTCAGTACATGACGGGCGAGGACGTGTTGCTGGGACTGGAATCAAAGCACGAAATCGTACGAAAGATTCTGGATTTCCGGGAATTACAGAAACTAAAATCCACCTACGTGGATGCATTGCCCGCCTTGCTTTCTCCCCGTACGGGACGTTTGCACACCAGTTTCAACCAAGCGGTAACGGCTACGGGACGTCTGTCGTCCACAAATCCAAACTTGCAGAACATTCCGATTCGTACGCCACGCGGCCGGGAAATTCGCAAGGCCTTCATTGCCCGTGATGAGGATCACGTGATTTTGTCCGCCGATTATTCGCAGATTGAATTACGCATCATGGCGGCGTTTTCGGGCGATGCCAGTATGACGGAAGCCTTTAATCAGGGGCTGGACGTACACCGGGCAACGGCGAGCAAGGTTTTCCACGTACCGTTAGAAGAAGTCACCGCCGACATGCGACGTAAGGCAAAAACGGTCAATTTCGGGATCATCTACGGCGTTTCGGCCTTCGGTCTTTCTCAACAGGTAGAAGTATCCCGGACCGAAGCCAAAGAATTGATTGATAACTATTTCCGGGAATTTCCGGCGGTAAAGGAATACATGGATGAAAGCATGGCCAAGGTACGCGAGACGGGCTACGCTGAAACTATTCTGGGCCGTCGGCGGTACCTGCCGAATATCAACTCAGGCAACCAGACTGACCGGGGTTACGCCGAACGAAACGCCATCAACGCTCCGATTCAGGGAACGGCGGCGGACATCATGAAAATCGCCATGGTGAAAGTGCAGGATTTTATTCGGCGGGAAAAATTAAAGTCCCGAATGATCCTTACCGTACACGATGAATTGGTTTTCGACGTTCATAAGAGCGAACTCGACTATCTGCGGGAGCACGTAAATGAGCTGATGGTGCATGCCTTGCCCTTGTCGGTAAAAATGGAAACAGGCATGGGTGTTGGGCAAAACTGGCTGGAAGCTCACTAA
- a CDS encoding NADPH-dependent FMN reductase has product MEKPYQILAISGSLRAASTNTQILEKISQWVPDTVSWQIYEELAQIPPFDPDYTEYPVAVEQFRTHLLAADALVFCSPEYVFGVPGVLKNLLDWTSAFSSGEWHEKPTAVITASILGEKAHESLRLTLGILGARILENTSLLISHARTKMDKPETEADLKAVLNALLQELTEKPVLQ; this is encoded by the coding sequence ATGGAAAAACCGTATCAGATCCTAGCCATTTCGGGCAGCCTGCGGGCCGCCTCGACCAATACACAAATTTTAGAGAAAATTTCCCAGTGGGTACCTGATACCGTTTCGTGGCAGATCTACGAAGAGCTGGCTCAAATTCCTCCCTTTGATCCGGATTATACAGAATATCCGGTGGCCGTCGAGCAGTTTCGTACGCACTTGCTGGCGGCAGATGCACTCGTCTTTTGTTCTCCGGAATACGTATTCGGCGTACCGGGAGTTTTGAAAAACCTGCTCGACTGGACCTCGGCGTTCTCTTCCGGCGAATGGCATGAAAAACCTACGGCGGTGATTACGGCTTCGATACTGGGTGAAAAAGCCCACGAATCGTTGCGACTCACTTTAGGCATCTTGGGAGCCCGCATTCTGGAAAATACCAGTTTACTCATTTCGCACGCCCGTACGAAGATGGATAAGCCGGAAACTGAAGCTGATCTGAAAGCCGTATTAAACGCTCTGCTGCAGGAACTCACGGAAAAACCCGTTTTGCAGTAA
- a CDS encoding FeoB-associated Cys-rich membrane protein — translation METLVIGMLFVGALAYLGNQFRKQFSLRKTGGCAKGCGSCGAIKFDESKLPPIQKVN, via the coding sequence ATGGAAACACTCGTCATCGGAATGTTATTCGTCGGTGCCCTGGCGTACTTGGGGAATCAGTTCAGAAAGCAGTTCAGCCTGCGAAAAACCGGCGGTTGTGCCAAAGGTTGCGGGTCCTGCGGAGCGATTAAATTCGACGAGTCCAAGCTGCCTCCCATCCAGAAAGTGAACTAA
- a CDS encoding inositol monophosphatase family protein: MSFEKITLEVTQLAKAAGEFMLAELKHFDPTKIEHKYGENFNLVSYVDKETESRLVEGLSGLLPGSGFITEEGTVEQATDQEFVWVIDPLDGTTNFLHAYPQFCTSIGLLQGGKPVAGIIYEPFRDEMFYTWKDGGAWLNKERLSVSKVDRVQSSLLACGFPSRQNQKTEAYMNMILRITKESHGFRRIGSAALDLAYTARGWFEGYFEYNINSWDIAAGILLVQEAGGTVTDFKGEENYLFGGEIISSNGRIHQELIDMISESMA; this comes from the coding sequence ATGAGTTTTGAGAAAATTACCCTCGAAGTAACCCAATTAGCGAAAGCTGCCGGTGAATTTATGCTGGCAGAACTCAAACACTTCGATCCCACAAAAATCGAGCACAAATACGGCGAAAATTTCAATCTGGTTTCGTACGTCGATAAGGAAACGGAAAGTCGGCTGGTGGAAGGACTTTCAGGGTTGTTGCCGGGTTCGGGTTTTATTACCGAAGAAGGTACGGTAGAGCAGGCCACTGATCAGGAATTTGTCTGGGTAATCGATCCCCTGGATGGCACGACGAACTTTCTGCATGCCTATCCGCAATTCTGCACCAGCATTGGCCTGTTGCAGGGCGGCAAACCCGTAGCGGGTATCATTTACGAACCCTTCCGGGACGAAATGTTTTATACCTGGAAAGACGGCGGAGCCTGGTTGAACAAAGAACGCTTGTCGGTATCCAAAGTAGACCGCGTACAGAGCAGTTTGCTGGCCTGTGGTTTCCCAAGTCGTCAGAATCAGAAGACCGAAGCGTACATGAACATGATTCTGCGGATTACGAAAGAATCGCACGGATTCCGGCGAATCGGCTCGGCCGCCCTTGATCTGGCGTATACGGCTCGGGGCTGGTTTGAAGGCTATTTTGAATACAACATCAATAGTTGGGATATTGCCGCAGGAATCTTGCTGGTACAGGAAGCCGGTGGTACGGTTACTGATTTCAAAGGTGAAGAAAACTACCTCTTCGGCGGCGAAATCATCAGTTCCAACGGTCGCATTCATCAGGAATTGATTGACATGATTAGCGAAAGTATGGCCTAG
- a CDS encoding AI-2E family transporter has translation MASIYTPKQQRYLLVFSLVVITGFIIAGLRQYITAFFGAGILYVIFRPWFTTLVHKKNFNRTLVTIGLLLFSIIVIIIPFLVLSLLLIGRVRYYSQNYQDILKLVKRLEDMTGFSITDEDNIQSLIQQGASWASQQFPSIIGGTLDVLIILGLLFFTMYYMFQQEEQFLGGLRRYLPFDNDTDDELGESLKNMVNANILGQGLISLIQGVLTGLTLWIFDIPDAAFWGTVSFFLSFIPVLGTPLVWGPAGLIALSQGNTGQGVGILLVGLIVLTNVDNVLRIVLAKRMGDVHPLITLAGVVLGVPLFGILGLVIGPLLIAYLIVLFKVFERTNKQLIKEEKQENKIIQQQATLEQPDTPIISDSKLL, from the coding sequence ATGGCTTCTATTTACACCCCCAAACAGCAGCGTTATCTGCTCGTTTTTAGCCTTGTAGTAATTACAGGCTTTATCATCGCCGGTTTACGGCAATACATTACGGCTTTTTTCGGAGCTGGTATTTTATATGTCATTTTTCGTCCCTGGTTTACGACGCTGGTTCATAAAAAGAATTTCAATCGGACACTCGTCACAATCGGCTTACTGCTATTTTCCATCATTGTCATCATCATTCCTTTTCTGGTCCTAAGCTTGCTGCTGATTGGGCGGGTTCGCTATTATAGTCAGAATTACCAGGATATTCTCAAGCTGGTGAAACGGCTGGAAGACATGACGGGCTTTTCCATTACGGACGAAGACAATATCCAGTCTCTCATTCAGCAGGGAGCCAGTTGGGCCAGTCAACAGTTTCCTTCCATCATCGGCGGTACCCTCGACGTGCTGATTATTCTGGGTTTGCTGTTTTTTACTATGTACTACATGTTTCAGCAGGAAGAACAATTTTTGGGCGGACTGCGGCGGTACCTGCCCTTCGATAACGATACGGACGATGAACTGGGCGAAAGTCTCAAGAATATGGTGAACGCCAATATCCTGGGTCAGGGTCTGATTTCTTTGATTCAGGGCGTATTGACGGGACTTACGCTTTGGATTTTCGATATTCCGGACGCGGCGTTCTGGGGTACGGTTTCGTTCTTTCTGAGTTTTATTCCGGTACTCGGTACCCCACTGGTCTGGGGCCCGGCCGGATTGATTGCTCTTTCCCAAGGCAATACGGGTCAGGGCGTGGGTATTCTGCTCGTTGGACTTATCGTTTTGACCAATGTCGATAACGTACTGCGGATTGTACTGGCCAAACGGATGGGCGATGTACACCCCCTGATTACGCTGGCGGGGGTAGTACTCGGCGTTCCGTTATTCGGGATTCTGGGTCTGGTCATTGGTCCGTTACTCATTGCCTATCTGATCGTACTCTTCAAGGTGTTTGAACGCACCAACAAGCAATTGATTAAAGAAGAGAAACAGGAAAATAAAATCATCCAGCAGCAGGCTACGCTTGAACAGCCCGATACGCCCATCATTTCTGATTCCAAACTTTTGTAA
- a CDS encoding DoxX family protein, translating into MKPFLVLLSFTLITLIGVWLSSGAWHLRFAANVGMSVMLLFTALGHFVFWKGMSLMLPPFIPFRKVIVWATGVLEIAAAMGLLFPTFRHTTAVWLIIFFILIFPANVYAALQRVDYQKATYTGPGTDYLWLRTALQFFFIVWVWFFSW; encoded by the coding sequence ATGAAACCATTTCTTGTCTTACTATCCTTTACTTTGATTACCCTCATTGGCGTGTGGCTCTCGTCGGGAGCCTGGCACCTGCGTTTTGCGGCCAATGTGGGCATGAGTGTCATGTTACTATTTACGGCTCTGGGCCACTTCGTCTTTTGGAAAGGAATGTCCCTGATGTTACCTCCGTTCATTCCCTTTCGAAAGGTTATTGTCTGGGCAACGGGGGTTCTGGAAATAGCCGCCGCTATGGGTTTGCTCTTCCCTACCTTTCGCCATACGACGGCCGTTTGGCTCATTATCTTCTTTATCCTAATTTTTCCGGCCAATGTGTATGCGGCCCTACAACGAGTGGATTACCAGAAAGCAACCTACACCGGGCCCGGTACTGACTATCTCTGGTTACGGACGGCTTTACAATTTTTCTTTATTGTCTGGGTCTGGTTTTTCAGTTGGTAG
- a CDS encoding alpha-L-fucosidase, with protein sequence MKRLYLILISFCTTLASLAQQPSKALETWKNDKYSMFIHWGVYSVLGGVWEGKPVSRGYSEQIRAHAAGLYSDTYENVAKTFDPKLWNPDSVALLAKAAGMRSIVLTSKHHDGFCLFKSAYTKFNMVDATPYHRDVVKEMAEACQRNGLKFGLYFSVIDWHFPAAYPISSSNSDPIPAAHHEYNKNQIRELLTNYGPISELWFDMGSQTPQQSRELRELVHQLQPDCMVSGRLGNEAGDFCVMGDNEYPNYKIATPWQTPASIYDETWGYRSWQEHGSVEDKAREKLASLLKVVSRGGNYLLNIGPRGDGTVVEFERDVLLKIGKWLRQNGEAVYGTSPDPFPTPFKWGEVTASGTNKLYLSLLQMPTSRTITLPNITGAVKIIHVLGQPQQTASYKRMGNNIQIMLPAEIKSVKDVPVLMLEFANGYSVPPAQVLTVDPTQKTVILQHDNAEHHYSMGGVDYNTYYRTVVKDSWQIELPKATSVTPTMVFTEEEKGRSIDLQVNGESQPVILDEAEEVSIPQTGKLTWGPIYLNQVANTGIGWTSVIPIDPSRSWSASGKPWQATDWKKGEAHQLPAQPSQSWFVLQEISADKAQPVLVEIKSGDAVGVWLNGQPLLLHNNPEKTDSTRDVVLLKIRPGTNQLLVKLYNRYHDQVPVFISDQVPQVMYRKRLQRIKLEPSNTLSWQLREPPTPHRDLQLPNLSLEWKVK encoded by the coding sequence ATGAAACGATTGTACCTAATACTCATTAGCTTCTGTACCACACTTGCCAGTCTAGCTCAACAGCCTTCTAAAGCCCTGGAAACCTGGAAGAACGATAAGTACTCCATGTTCATTCACTGGGGGGTGTACTCCGTTTTGGGCGGGGTTTGGGAAGGTAAGCCCGTGTCCAGAGGTTACAGCGAGCAAATTCGGGCTCATGCCGCGGGTCTATACAGCGATACGTACGAGAATGTCGCTAAAACGTTCGATCCTAAACTCTGGAATCCGGATTCGGTAGCCCTGCTAGCAAAAGCGGCGGGCATGCGTTCCATTGTACTGACCTCGAAGCACCACGATGGCTTTTGCCTATTCAAATCGGCCTACACGAAATTCAATATGGTAGATGCCACGCCTTATCACCGCGATGTCGTGAAAGAAATGGCCGAGGCCTGTCAGCGGAACGGACTTAAATTCGGACTGTATTTCTCGGTTATCGACTGGCATTTTCCAGCGGCGTACCCCATTTCCAGTAGTAATTCCGATCCGATTCCGGCGGCTCACCACGAATACAACAAAAATCAGATTCGCGAACTGCTCACCAATTACGGACCCATTTCCGAACTCTGGTTTGATATGGGTTCGCAAACGCCTCAGCAAAGTCGCGAGCTCCGGGAGCTGGTTCACCAATTGCAACCCGATTGTATGGTTAGCGGACGACTGGGCAACGAGGCGGGTGATTTCTGTGTCATGGGTGACAATGAATATCCCAACTACAAAATCGCTACGCCTTGGCAAACCCCTGCTTCCATCTACGACGAAACCTGGGGGTACCGCTCCTGGCAGGAACACGGTTCGGTGGAGGATAAGGCCCGAGAAAAACTGGCTAGTTTACTGAAAGTAGTCAGTCGCGGTGGAAATTATCTGCTGAACATCGGTCCACGGGGCGATGGCACCGTCGTGGAATTTGAACGGGACGTATTACTTAAGATCGGTAAATGGCTCCGGCAGAACGGAGAAGCCGTATACGGCACCAGTCCCGATCCTTTTCCTACGCCCTTCAAATGGGGGGAGGTAACGGCTTCGGGAACGAATAAACTGTACCTGTCGCTGCTGCAAATGCCCACCAGCCGTACCATTACGCTACCCAATATCACCGGGGCGGTCAAGATCATTCACGTACTGGGTCAGCCGCAACAAACGGCTTCGTACAAGCGAATGGGGAACAATATTCAAATCATGTTACCAGCTGAAATCAAATCGGTGAAAGACGTTCCGGTGCTCATGCTGGAATTTGCGAACGGCTACAGCGTACCGCCTGCCCAGGTACTGACGGTAGATCCAACGCAGAAGACGGTAATACTCCAGCACGATAACGCCGAACATCACTACAGCATGGGTGGAGTGGACTATAATACGTATTACCGAACGGTCGTGAAAGATTCCTGGCAGATCGAACTTCCCAAAGCTACTTCGGTAACCCCTACGATGGTATTCACCGAGGAAGAAAAAGGCCGTAGTATTGATTTGCAGGTCAATGGTGAATCGCAACCCGTTATTCTGGATGAAGCAGAAGAAGTGTCTATTCCGCAGACGGGCAAGCTGACCTGGGGACCGATTTATCTGAATCAAGTGGCCAATACCGGCATTGGCTGGACGAGCGTCATCCCCATTGATCCTTCGCGAAGCTGGTCCGCCAGTGGAAAACCCTGGCAGGCGACGGATTGGAAAAAAGGCGAGGCTCATCAGCTACCCGCTCAGCCTTCCCAAAGCTGGTTTGTACTCCAGGAGATTTCGGCGGATAAAGCTCAGCCCGTACTGGTAGAGATTAAAAGTGGGGATGCGGTAGGCGTCTGGCTGAACGGACAACCGCTGTTACTGCACAACAATCCCGAAAAAACGGATTCGACGCGGGATGTGGTGCTACTGAAAATACGGCCGGGTACGAATCAGTTATTGGTCAAACTCTACAACCGCTACCACGATCAGGTACCCGTTTTCATCAGCGATCAGGTTCCGCAGGTCATGTACCGCAAACGACTCCAGCGGATAAAACTAGAACCCAGTAATACGTTAAGTTGGCAATTACGCGAGCCGCCCACGCCGCACCGGGATTTACAACTACCCAATCTTTCCCTGGAGTGGAAGGTTAAATAA
- a CDS encoding alpha/beta fold hydrolase yields the protein MKRISIFLLLIFSVLLPSLTVAQSVEYPYPVQYINLHQEQKTFRMAYMDVPPVGKMNAKTALLFHGKNFNGVYWRDVIAFLRKAGYRVIVPDQVGWGKSDFPDLHYSFHALAANNKRLLDSLGIDQVTLIAHSMGGMLATRFTLMYPETVRELILENPIGLEDYRTIVPYLPLDEAYQNELAATYESYKKYQQSYYPQWKPAYEAWVQVQAAALKDPRFKQIAWVNALTYQMIYEQPVCYEFKNIRVPTLLIIGQEDRTIVGKNRVPKDRVNQYGQYPALGKRTQQQIPGSKLIALPGVGHIPHVQALEAYQKAVLDFVK from the coding sequence ATGAAACGCATTAGTATTTTTTTGCTGCTAATCTTTAGCGTCTTGCTTCCTTCATTGACTGTCGCTCAGTCGGTTGAATATCCGTATCCTGTTCAATATATCAACCTCCATCAGGAACAGAAAACGTTTCGTATGGCCTACATGGACGTACCGCCTGTGGGCAAAATGAACGCTAAGACGGCCCTACTTTTTCACGGAAAGAACTTCAACGGCGTGTACTGGCGGGATGTTATTGCTTTTCTACGAAAAGCTGGCTATCGGGTAATCGTACCCGATCAGGTAGGTTGGGGTAAATCCGATTTTCCGGACCTGCATTACAGTTTTCATGCCCTGGCCGCTAACAACAAACGGTTGTTGGATTCGCTCGGTATTGATCAAGTCACCCTGATTGCTCACTCAATGGGCGGCATGCTGGCGACGCGGTTTACGCTAATGTATCCGGAAACGGTACGCGAACTGATTCTGGAAAATCCAATCGGGCTGGAAGATTACCGCACCATTGTCCCTTACCTACCCCTCGACGAAGCTTACCAGAACGAACTTGCCGCCACGTATGAATCGTACAAGAAGTACCAGCAGAGTTATTATCCGCAGTGGAAGCCCGCGTATGAAGCATGGGTACAGGTGCAAGCTGCCGCTCTGAAAGACCCGCGATTCAAACAGATTGCCTGGGTCAATGCCCTCACCTATCAGATGATTTATGAACAGCCGGTTTGTTATGAATTCAAAAATATCCGCGTACCGACTTTACTGATTATTGGTCAGGAAGATCGCACTATTGTGGGTAAGAACCGAGTTCCCAAAGATCGGGTGAATCAGTATGGTCAGTACCCGGCGTTGGGAAAACGTACGCAACAGCAAATACCGGGCAGTAAGCTCATCGCTCTGCCCGGCGTAGGACATATTCCGCACGTACAAGCACTGGAGGCGTATCAAAAAGCTGTATTGGACTTTGTGAAGTAA
- a CDS encoding GNAT family N-acetyltransferase, producing the protein MKDTFKIEVASARHAAFADTICIAMKESAEARGTGIGERSPEYIRTKMQEHEGIVATYADGTWAGFCYWDVYEEGKFVSNSGLIVAPEFRGMKLAEKLKRKLFRLCRKLFPQAKIFGITTGTAVMKVNTRLGFQPVAFEALPHDGRFWKGCQACKNHDVLDRTEGRYCLCTGMVFDPATKKN; encoded by the coding sequence ATGAAAGATACGTTTAAAATTGAAGTAGCCTCGGCCCGGCACGCCGCCTTCGCCGACACGATCTGCATCGCCATGAAGGAAAGTGCCGAGGCTCGGGGTACGGGGATCGGCGAACGTTCGCCAGAGTACATCCGGACCAAAATGCAGGAACACGAAGGTATCGTAGCGACGTACGCCGATGGCACCTGGGCCGGTTTCTGTTACTGGGACGTGTACGAAGAAGGAAAGTTTGTTTCCAATTCCGGCCTCATCGTCGCTCCGGAATTTCGGGGCATGAAACTGGCCGAAAAGCTCAAACGGAAACTGTTTCGATTATGTCGAAAACTATTTCCACAGGCTAAAATCTTCGGAATTACTACCGGGACAGCGGTCATGAAAGTAAATACCCGCTTAGGCTTCCAACCCGTAGCCTTCGAGGCTTTGCCCCACGATGGTCGCTTCTGGAAAGGATGTCAGGCTTGTAAGAACCACGACGTTCTGGACCGGACGGAAGGGCGGTACTGCTTGTGTACAGGAATGGTTTTCGATCCGGCAACTAAAAAGAATTAA
- a CDS encoding DUF7674 family protein — translation MEIRNADLVPLVRTRVPEAQGDLARISPELGPCKVMALLSELTHRFADHHDFIAVKHCFVAADELLADGSHQIRNAVCANYVYGLASLLDRHDESAEVLIHLMPLQLRSEYIRQISNSLP, via the coding sequence ATGGAAATACGCAATGCCGATCTGGTTCCGCTGGTGCGGACCCGGGTACCCGAAGCTCAGGGCGATCTGGCGAGGATTTCGCCCGAACTAGGCCCTTGTAAAGTGATGGCTCTGCTGAGCGAGCTGACGCATCGATTTGCGGACCACCACGATTTTATCGCCGTCAAACATTGTTTTGTAGCCGCGGACGAACTGCTCGCTGACGGGAGCCATCAGATTAGAAACGCGGTTTGTGCCAATTACGTATACGGTCTGGCCTCATTGCTGGATCGGCACGATGAAAGTGCGGAAGTGCTCATTCACCTCATGCCCTTACAATTACGTAGTGAATACATTCGACAGATTTCCAATTCGCTGCCCTAA